The region ATCTTTCGCCATGAGGACGCGGCGCACGATCGAGACACAGACGCGCTCTTCGCAGGGGCATCGGAAGGAACGCGGAGCCCGCTGTACTTCCTTCTTGGCCTGGTTGTGGTGCTGCTCGTCGGAACGTTGAAGCTCGACTTCCTCAGCAGAGCCTATGCAGAGATCACACTGTCATTCGCCGGGGGGGTCGGTTTGCAGGAAGCGCTCCTTCGTCTCATTCCCTTTGACGCGACGCGGGGGGAGGAAGGGGTGAGCGTTCAGGGAGCGATCCTGATCGCTTTCCTTGCGCTCATCGCCGTCACGGCGTGGCGCGGGCTCAGAAACATCGATGAGGGATGGAACCGGTGGGCCAAGGCCTCCCTGGCTCTCATGGCGGTCACACTGTTGATCGCGGCGGCGCGAATCGCTCCCCGCCCCGAGGGCCTCTCCATTGGATTCACCGGCCGCTTCGTCGGAATGGGGCTCGGCATGACGGGAATCGCCTTGATGGCGCGATGGCGCCTCGGCGCCGACGAGACGCGCGCCTGGCTCGCGGAGAGCTACAGATTCATCCGCCAGATCTTCCCCCTGCTCATCGTCGGAGTGTTCGCGGTAGGCATTGCCCGCCAGGTCATCCGCCCCGAATGGATCAAGTCTCTCGCCGGGGGCAACACGCTGCTGGGGAATGCCGCCGGGGTGCTCTTCGGAGTCTTCATGTACTTCCCGACGCTGGTGGAAGTCCCGATCGCCAAGATGTTCCTCTCGCTCGGGATGCATCGAGGCCCGCTCCTGGCGTATCTGATGGCTGATCCCGAGCTGAGCCTGCAGAGCATACTGATCATCTCGGCTATCATCGGTCGAACGAAGACCTGGACGTACGTGGGCTTGGTCGCGGTCTTCAGCGCGCTCGCCGGACTCATCTACGGCGCGTGGGTGGACCGCAAGGGGATCGCGCTCCTCTTCGTCTATCTCATCGTCTTACTCAGCGTTGTCGCGCTGGGTCTGCTCCTGGTGAAAAGACGCAATCGTCGGCGAGCCGCGGCGCGCCTGCTAGCATCTCAGGTGCTGTCAAGTCCGTCTGACTCCCCTTGCGGTTCATGAAGGAGGTGGCTTCATGTCGAGTGTCCTTGTGCTCGGTCCCGGATGCCAGAAGTGTCAGACTCTCTATGAGCGGGTCACGCAGGCGGCGGAGGAGATGGGTCTCGCCTGCGAGATCGCCAAGGTGACCGACATCGAGGCCATCGTCGGCTTCGGCGTCCTCTCGACCCCGGCGCTCGTAGTCGACGGTACGGTCAAGATGAGTGGCCGCGTTCCGACGGTCGCGCAACTGAAGGAGATGCTCAAGTGAAGGAACCTCGGGCCTTGAGCTATGCCCCAGATCGCGGCGGCTGGATGCTTGGTTTGTCGAGTC is a window of Candidatus Eisenbacteria bacterium DNA encoding:
- a CDS encoding thioredoxin family protein yields the protein MSSVLVLGPGCQKCQTLYERVTQAAEEMGLACEIAKVTDIEAIVGFGVLSTPALVVDGTVKMSGRVPTVAQLKEMLK
- a CDS encoding permease, yielding MGEAHQLGELIIRLLQGGLGNLASYLAAHVLLCLVPAFFIAGAMTALVPKQAITRLLGRSTPRAISYPAAALAGSVLAVCSCTIVPIFAGIYRKGAGLGPAITFLFFAPAANILALIYTGGLIGADLAIARLILSLAFGIGIGMIMALIFRHEDAAHDRDTDALFAGASEGTRSPLYFLLGLVVVLLVGTLKLDFLSRAYAEITLSFAGGVGLQEALLRLIPFDATRGEEGVSVQGAILIAFLALIAVTAWRGLRNIDEGWNRWAKASLALMAVTLLIAAARIAPRPEGLSIGFTGRFVGMGLGMTGIALMARWRLGADETRAWLAESYRFIRQIFPLLIVGVFAVGIARQVIRPEWIKSLAGGNTLLGNAAGVLFGVFMYFPTLVEVPIAKMFLSLGMHRGPLLAYLMADPELSLQSILIISAIIGRTKTWTYVGLVAVFSALAGLIYGAWVDRKGIALLFVYLIVLLSVVALGLLLVKRRNRRRAAARLLASQVLSSPSDSPCGS